The genomic DNA TGGTACGCATAAATAATCACCAACTTAAATAAAATTCAGGTCTATTATAACCTAAATTTAATGTTGGTGTTATTTATTCCGTCTAAGTTTTTTTTTTAATTTTATAAAAATGATTAAACTCGATAGAGTATATTCTAAAAAATGTAGAACAAGACATTCAAATGAAGCTTATGAACAATTTTAACGAGAATCTTCTAAACGGCCCTAACTAACTGGTTAGTATGTGAAAGGAAATGGTATACCGTCATGTCTCTCAATATTAGAGAAAATTTATACATCCCCCCTCCCCCCTCTTTGCGTCATGATCATAAAAGGCGCATAGCGGATGGTGAATGCGAATGAAGTTTATTGATCGACGAATTGAATTCCGTTTAAAATGAAATCTACATAAATTTTTGCAAGCTGCTCTTCCGATACCTCGCCCTCTGGATGAAACCAATAATAACTCCAGTTTGTAATTCCTAAAATGGCAAAGGTCAACATATCTGGTGGCAAATGATTTTTAAACTGTTGTTTTTCCATTCCAATTTCGATTAATTTTTGATAATTTTTTCGAAATTGATTTCGTTTCGCCTTAATTTCTTTTAAATGCTGATCATTTAAATGACGCATTTCTCGGAAAAAAATTCTAGCGCTTCTCCGTTGAGACTTAATATTTGTAATGAGCATATAAACAATTTCGTGTAATTTAGTTATACAGTCCGTATTTGGATTTTCTAAGATTTGTTTTTGTTGCTTTAAAAGTTCTTCAATATAACTTATGCAAATATCTTTTAACAACTCCTCTTTACTATTGTAATAATAATAAAAAGTTCCTTTTGTTACCCCGATTGTTTCAACAATTTCTTGTATAGATGTTTCTTTAAAACCTTTTTCGTCAAAAAGTTCAATGCTTGTTTTGATAATTTTTTCTTTCATTTATAAATTCCCTCTCACTTAGTAAAAATTTTTCATTATTATAGCATAAATGATGTTCATATTTTAATGTTCTACTAATTTGAGAGAGGTAAAAATAAACTTCTTTCAATTGCCAAAGCTCTAACTTTCTTTACTACTCACGTTCAATAATCGTAGCAATTCCTTGTCCTCCCCCGATACATGCTGTAATTAAGGCATATCTTCCCCCAGAACGTTGTAATTCATAGACCGACTTTGTTATTAAAATGGCACCTGTGGCACCAAGGGGATGTCCATGAGCAATTGCACCACCGTTAACATTTACTTTATCTGGATTCATATTTAACTCTCTGTCACAGGCGATCACTTGCGCAGCAAACGCTTCATTGATTTCAATAAGATCCATATCTTCTAAAGAAAGCCCGGATTTTTCCAACACTTTTTTGGTTGCTGGAACAGGTCCAATCCCCATAATGTTTGGGTCCACTCCAGCTACAGCATATTCACGAATGACAGCTAGTGGAGTGATTCCTAATTCTTCTGCCTTTTCTCTTGCCATGACAACCAAAGCTGATGCGGCATCATTTAAACCAGAGCTATTACCTGCTGTAACCGATCCACCTTCAAGAAAAGCAGGTTTTAGCTTTGATAAAGCTTCCATTGATGTTTCTGGACGAGGATGTTCGTCCGTTTGAAAAACGATTGGATCACCTTTTTTAACAGGAATGTGGATGGGTACAATTTGTTGATCAAACCGCCCTTCCCTCATGGCTGCAGCCATTTTTTGCTGGCTTCTAAGTGCAAATTCATCTTGTTCTTCACGACTGATTCCATATTTTTTCACAAGATTTTCTGCTGTGATTCCCATCGGTGGATCGCCTATTTCTTTAGGCGACAATTGTGATTTACGGAAACGTGGATGTATTGAACTATATGGTTTTTCTGGACGATCCATTAAATACGGGGCGCGGCTCATGCTCTCGGTTCCACCAGCAATATAAATATCGCCATCTCCAGATCGGATGGCTTGAGCAGCAAGATTTACAGCATTAATCCCTGATCCGCATTGCCGGTCAACGGTCATTCCTGGAATTTCAATCGATAAACCTGTTTGCAAAGCTGTTAATCGAGCAATATTCCCACCACCACTTAAAACATTTCCAAAAATGACATCATTGATCATTTCGGGGCGGATTTTTGCCCGTTTGATCGCTTCTTTGATCACTTCAGCTCCAAATACGTGTGCTGGAACTGTGGCAAGTGCACTCCCTTGTTTTCCAATGGCTGTACGAACTGCCGAAACGATCACAGCATCTCTTTTCAAACTTCCTCACTCCTTAAGATAATCATATTGAAATTCAGCCTCGCTTTTCTCTTTAAATTTTTTAAATGAAAATACATACTTACTAGTAGGTATGTATCCATTATTTATAATAAAGATAATTTTCTGAATTTTCGACTGGTTTTTTTCTATTTTTTTCATATCATCGTTCATCAAATCAAGAGGTAGATGAATCGATATATTTTAATAGACGATAAATCGTTTCAAGTACTGGAGTTTCTACTTGAAATTCCTTTCCTTTTTTGACTATATGACCACAAATCGATTCAATTTCCATCCTTTTCCCTCGTAATCGATCTTGCAGCATCGATGTTTTATGATCTTTGGCAAAATTCCCACGTTCTAATATTTCTTTAGTAAAGTTATCGTCTATTTTCATACCAACCTGTTGAGCGACAGAAATCGCTTCTTTGCAAATCGTTTGTGCCGTTTGATACAATTGTGGATGTTCTAATATATTACCGACACTTATTTTTAGCAGAGCGGAAAGTGGGTTAAAGGTAACATTCCAAAGCAGTTTTTTCCATTTCACCTCCATAATGTGTTCAGAAACAAACGTTTGAATGTTAGCCTTATTGAAAAGAGAAGCAATTTCCTCCGCCACGTCTTGATTCCTTACATCAACTGCACCAATGACGAGACGTGGCGGCCGGCCAATTTGCTTAACAACCCCTTCTTTCAAAACCGAGGCTTGAATATAAACAGCAGCGGATATAACTCGATTTGCTCCAAAAATGTCGGATAATACTTCTTCATTGTCTACTCCATTTTGCAACGTTAAAAGCCAAGCATCTTTTTTTAAAATAGGCAGGAGCTTTTCTGCCACTTCTTTTGTGGTGTTTGATTTTAAACAAATAAGGGCAAGGTCAACATCTCTAAAATAACTAAGTTGATCGGTAAAATATTGATGAACTTTAAAGCTCTCCTTTTCACTAATAATTAATAAACCGTCTTTCTTCATGACCTCAAAATTCCTTCCCCTTGCTAAAAAAACAACTTCATTCCCATCTCTCTGAAGGAGACCGCCAAAATACCCACCAACAGCTCCAGTTCCTACGACTCCAATTTTCATTGTAGACCCAC from Bacillus alveayuensis includes the following:
- a CDS encoding 2-dehydropantoate 2-reductase (product_source=KO:K00077; cath_funfam=1.10.1040.10,3.40.50.720; cog=COG1893; ko=KO:K00077; pfam=PF02558,PF08546; superfamily=48179,51735; tigrfam=TIGR00745); protein product: MKIGVVGTGAVGGYFGGLLQRDGNEVVFLARGRNFEVMKKDGLLIISEKESFKVHQYFTDQLSYFRDVDLALICLKSNTTKEVAEKLLPILKKDAWLLTLQNGVDNEEVLSDIFGANRVISAAVYIQASVLKEGVVKQIGRPPRLVIGAVDVRNQDVAEEIASLFNKANIQTFVSEHIMEVKWKKLLWNVTFNPLSALLKISVGNILEHPQLYQTAQTICKEAISVAQQVGMKIDDNFTKEILERGNFAKDHKTSMLQDRLRGKRMEIESICGHIVKKGKEFQVETPVLETIYRLLKYIDSSTS
- a CDS encoding AcrR family transcriptional regulator (product_source=COG1309; cath_funfam=1.10.10.60,1.10.357.10; cog=COG1309; pfam=PF00440; smart=SM01408; superfamily=46689,48498) is translated as MKEKIIKTSIELFDEKGFKETSIQEIVETIGVTKGTFYYYYNSKEELLKDICISYIEELLKQQKQILENPNTDCITKLHEIVYMLITNIKSQRRSARIFFREMRHLNDQHLKEIKAKRNQFRKNYQKLIEIGMEKQQFKNHLPPDMLTFAILGITNWSYYWFHPEGEVSEEQLAKIYVDFILNGIQFVDQ
- a CDS encoding acetyl-CoA C-acetyltransferase (product_source=KO:K00626; cath_funfam=3.40.47.10; cog=COG0183; ko=KO:K00626; pfam=PF00108,PF02803; superfamily=53901; tigrfam=TIGR01930), which encodes MKRDAVIVSAVRTAIGKQGSALATVPAHVFGAEVIKEAIKRAKIRPEMINDVIFGNVLSGGGNIARLTALQTGLSIEIPGMTVDRQCGSGINAVNLAAQAIRSGDGDIYIAGGTESMSRAPYLMDRPEKPYSSIHPRFRKSQLSPKEIGDPPMGITAENLVKKYGISREEQDEFALRSQQKMAAAMREGRFDQQIVPIHIPVKKGDPIVFQTDEHPRPETSMEALSKLKPAFLEGGSVTAGNSSGLNDAASALVVMAREKAEELGITPLAVIREYAVAGVDPNIMGIGPVPATKKVLEKSGLSLEDMDLIEINEAFAAQVIACDRELNMNPDKVNVNGGAIAHGHPLGATGAILITKSVYELQRSGGRYALITACIGGGQGIATIIERE